From a region of the Tateyamaria omphalii genome:
- a CDS encoding AAA family ATPase — protein MTDAEDLVAEIETLGGKLAEAKASITKRFIGQERVVDLTLTALLCGGHGLLIGLPGLGKTRLVETLSTVMGLDGSRIQFTPDLMPADILGSEVLDTAEDGHREFRFVPGPIFCQLLMADEINRASPRTQSALLQAMQEKTVTVAGHDRALGTPFHVLATQNPIEQEGTYPLPEAQLDRFLVQIDVMYPDRGTERDILLATTGTEDAQSTAVFTGAELLAAQTLLRRMPVGDSVVEMILDLVRAFRPGEADASEKVKETVAWGPGPRAAQALMLAVRARALLQGRLAPSAEDVIDMARPVLIHRMALNFAARARGDSLSDLIEETAAGLSRKDAAA, from the coding sequence ATGACCGACGCAGAGGACCTTGTTGCCGAAATCGAGACACTTGGTGGCAAACTGGCAGAGGCCAAGGCCTCGATCACCAAGCGCTTTATCGGGCAGGAACGGGTCGTGGACCTGACCCTGACGGCTCTGCTGTGTGGCGGGCACGGGCTGCTGATCGGCCTGCCCGGTCTGGGCAAGACGCGGCTGGTCGAAACGCTCAGCACGGTCATGGGGCTGGACGGCAGCCGCATTCAGTTTACGCCAGATCTGATGCCTGCGGACATTCTGGGCTCGGAAGTGCTGGACACGGCAGAAGACGGGCATCGTGAGTTCCGCTTTGTGCCTGGCCCAATCTTTTGCCAGCTTCTAATGGCGGACGAGATCAACCGCGCCTCGCCCCGGACCCAATCCGCGTTGTTGCAGGCGATGCAGGAAAAGACTGTGACGGTGGCCGGTCATGACCGCGCGTTGGGCACCCCATTTCATGTGCTGGCCACGCAGAACCCCATTGAGCAAGAAGGCACTTACCCATTGCCGGAAGCGCAGCTTGATCGCTTTCTTGTGCAAATCGACGTGATGTATCCTGATCGCGGGACCGAGCGCGACATCCTGCTGGCCACGACAGGGACCGAGGATGCGCAATCGACGGCCGTCTTCACCGGCGCGGAATTGCTGGCCGCCCAGACCCTCTTGCGCCGCATGCCGGTGGGCGACAGCGTGGTCGAGATGATTTTGGATCTGGTCCGCGCCTTCCGTCCGGGCGAGGCCGACGCGTCTGAAAAGGTCAAGGAAACCGTCGCCTGGGGCCCTGGGCCCCGTGCGGCTCAAGCGTTGATGCTGGCCGTCCGCGCTCGGGCTTTGTTGCAGGGCCGTCTCGCGCCATCGGCTGAGGACGTCATCGACATGGCCCGCCCCGTTCTCATCCACCGCATGGCCCTGAACTTTGCCGCGCGCGCCCGCGGCGACAGCCTGTCCGACCTGATCGAAGAAACAGCCGCCGGGCTGAGCCGCAAGGACGCCGCCGCGTGA
- a CDS encoding DUF1285 domain-containing protein produces MSGQKTVTPDAEGLVASITAAKTRGLPPVHLWNPPFCGDLDMRIARNGTWFYQGTPIGRPGLVKLFSSILKREDGKYFLVTPVEKVGITVEDAPFVAIDFEASGEGKDQVLRFVTHVDDVAEAGPEHPIRVEREAQTGEPSPYVLIRAGLEALIDRKSFYRLVDLGTHHDGWFGIWSSGQFFGIIPSDELP; encoded by the coding sequence ATGAGCGGACAAAAAACCGTGACACCAGACGCCGAGGGCCTTGTGGCGTCTATCACTGCTGCAAAAACACGCGGTTTGCCGCCGGTGCACCTGTGGAACCCGCCGTTCTGTGGCGATCTGGACATGCGGATTGCCCGGAACGGGACATGGTTTTACCAGGGCACACCCATCGGGCGGCCCGGCTTGGTCAAGCTGTTCTCGTCGATATTGAAGCGTGAGGATGGCAAGTATTTCCTCGTGACCCCGGTCGAGAAGGTGGGGATCACGGTGGAGGATGCGCCCTTTGTCGCCATCGACTTCGAGGCGTCGGGAGAAGGCAAAGATCAGGTGCTGCGGTTTGTGACCCATGTGGATGATGTCGCCGAGGCGGGGCCAGAGCATCCCATCCGGGTGGAGCGGGAAGCACAAACGGGCGAGCCGTCGCCCTATGTCCTGATCCGCGCGGGCCTCGAGGCGCTGATCGACCGCAAGAGTTTCTACCGGCTGGTGGATCTGGGCACACATCACGATGGGTGGTTCGGCATTTGGTCCTCGGGCCAGTTCTTTGGCATTATCCCATCGGACGAGCTGCCTTGA
- a CDS encoding SDR family NAD(P)-dependent oxidoreductase: MTQGTALIIGAGSGLSAALARQLHGRGYDLVLGARNTDKLADLAHQTEARTVALDGSDPAAVAALFAGLDGPLRVAIYNPSARQRGPIADLEPEAVRRAVEVTAFGAFLMGQAAARVMQDQEPRAGKRGTILFTGASAGVKGFAQSAPFAMGKFAQRGLAQSMARELHPKGIHVAWVNIDGGISNTARAERTDDGTDQMLDPEAIATSYLHLIDQHRSAWSNELSLRPWVESF; the protein is encoded by the coding sequence ATGACCCAAGGCACGGCTTTGATCATCGGCGCGGGCAGTGGCCTGTCCGCAGCGCTGGCCCGGCAATTGCACGGCCGCGGCTACGATCTGGTTCTGGGTGCGCGGAACACGGACAAGCTGGCGGATCTGGCGCACCAGACGGAGGCCCGCACCGTGGCGCTGGACGGCAGCGATCCTGCGGCGGTTGCGGCACTGTTTGCCGGGCTTGATGGGCCCTTGCGCGTGGCGATCTACAACCCTTCGGCGCGCCAGCGCGGGCCGATTGCCGATCTCGAACCGGAAGCTGTGCGGCGCGCGGTTGAGGTCACGGCCTTTGGTGCCTTTTTGATGGGTCAGGCGGCGGCCCGGGTGATGCAGGATCAAGAGCCTCGGGCGGGAAAGCGCGGCACGATCCTGTTCACCGGCGCCTCTGCCGGGGTGAAAGGGTTTGCCCAGTCGGCGCCCTTTGCGATGGGCAAGTTCGCGCAGCGGGGCCTTGCCCAGTCCATGGCGCGCGAGCTGCACCCCAAGGGCATCCACGTGGCCTGGGTCAACATCGACGGTGGTATTTCGAATACCGCGCGGGCTGAGCGGACCGATGATGGGACGGACCAGATGCTTGACCCGGAGGCGATCGCGACAAGCTATTTACACCTGATAGACCAGCACCGATCCGCGTGGTCCAATGAGCTCAGCCTGCGGCCTTGGGTTGAAAGCTTCTGA
- a CDS encoding hydroxypyruvate isomerase family protein — protein MPRFAANLSYLWAELPYLDRFDAAAEAGFLAVEVQQPYDVPAPETQAALHRNGLQFVLLNAPGPNYAGGARGFAAVPGGEARFDYDMRRAVRYAQALGASIIHVMSGDGSGAAARSTLVSNLKRAAATLPGGLTLTLEPLCPQSQPDYFLDSFDLAAEVIDAVGARNVGLQFDSYHAQEITGDALGVFEAMFPLIRHIQIGDAPGRSPPGTGRVDIPALFAAIDARGYEGWVSAEYRTEGRTEKTLDWMRPSG, from the coding sequence ATGCCACGTTTCGCTGCCAATCTGAGCTATCTTTGGGCCGAGTTGCCCTATCTTGACCGGTTCGATGCAGCGGCGGAGGCCGGGTTTCTGGCGGTTGAGGTCCAACAGCCCTATGACGTGCCCGCGCCAGAAACACAGGCGGCGCTGCATCGGAACGGATTGCAATTTGTGCTGCTGAACGCGCCGGGGCCGAATTACGCCGGCGGTGCGCGCGGCTTTGCCGCTGTGCCGGGCGGAGAGGCGCGGTTCGATTACGATATGCGCCGCGCCGTGCGCTATGCTCAGGCGCTCGGCGCCTCGATCATTCACGTCATGAGCGGGGACGGGTCGGGTGCGGCGGCGCGGAGTACGCTCGTGTCCAACCTCAAGCGGGCCGCAGCGACCTTGCCGGGTGGATTGACCCTCACGCTGGAGCCGCTCTGCCCGCAAAGCCAGCCAGACTACTTTCTGGACAGTTTCGACTTGGCTGCAGAGGTGATCGACGCCGTGGGTGCGCGCAATGTCGGGCTGCAATTCGACAGCTACCACGCACAGGAGATCACGGGAGATGCGCTGGGCGTGTTCGAGGCGATGTTTCCTTTGATCCGTCATATTCAGATCGGTGACGCGCCCGGGCGGAGCCCGCCGGGGACGGGCCGTGTCGACATCCCGGCCCTGTTTGCGGCGATTGATGCCCGCGGCTATGAGGGATGGGTCAGCGCCGAGTATCGGACAGAGGGGCGCACGGAGAAAACGCTCGACTGGATGCGCCCGAGCGGGTGA
- a CDS encoding DUF2798 domain-containing protein, with protein MIPARYAHIAFGFVLSGMMSFLVSGISTLLTLGPVAGFPGLWIGAWLPSWAVAFPIVLVVAPIARKLVAKLTIPD; from the coding sequence ATGATCCCTGCCCGATATGCCCATATTGCCTTCGGTTTCGTTCTGAGCGGGATGATGTCGTTTCTGGTGTCGGGGATTTCGACCCTTCTGACGCTGGGGCCTGTGGCTGGATTTCCGGGGCTGTGGATCGGGGCCTGGTTGCCCAGTTGGGCCGTTGCCTTTCCCATCGTTTTGGTGGTGGCTCCGATCGCGCGGAAATTGGTGGCGAAACTGACCATTCCGGATTGA
- a CDS encoding YdeI/OmpD-associated family protein produces the protein MSDAPSVEVKSRAELRAWLSANHATANSVWLVVYKKPSPHHLPWGDAIEELLCWGWIDSVTRKVDDARSSYRISPRNPNSAWSAVNKAKVEAARASGAMTPAGEALIDSAQANGMWAFLDDVERLEVPQDLARALKQGDLHGVWDAYPRSVKRGTLEWIKTAKTAPTRARRITDVTASARAGQRPSPFRR, from the coding sequence ATGAGCGACGCACCCTCTGTCGAGGTCAAGTCCCGCGCCGAACTGCGCGCGTGGCTGTCTGCCAACCACGCCACCGCCAACTCGGTCTGGCTTGTCGTTTACAAGAAACCGTCACCGCACCACCTGCCCTGGGGCGACGCAATCGAAGAGTTGCTCTGCTGGGGCTGGATCGACAGCGTCACCCGCAAGGTGGACGACGCCCGGTCGTCCTACCGCATCTCGCCCCGGAACCCGAACTCGGCCTGGTCCGCCGTGAACAAGGCCAAGGTCGAAGCCGCCCGCGCCTCCGGCGCCATGACGCCCGCGGGCGAGGCGCTCATTGACAGCGCACAGGCCAACGGGATGTGGGCGTTTCTGGACGATGTGGAACGGCTCGAGGTGCCTCAGGACCTCGCCCGGGCCCTGAAACAAGGCGACCTGCACGGCGTGTGGGATGCCTACCCCCGCTCCGTCAAACGGGGCACGCTCGAATGGATCAAGACGGCCAAGACCGCACCCACGCGCGCCAGGCGGATCACCGACGTCACCGCCTCCGCCCGCGCCGGCCAGCGCCCGTCCCCGTTCCGCAGGTAA
- a CDS encoding exodeoxyribonuclease III produces the protein MSFTLATWNINSVRLREPIVLKLLQEDAPDVLCLQECKSPVDKIPREGFEALGYTHMVARGDKGYNGVAILSKIPMVESSAQDFADLGHARHIAGQLENGVTVHNFYVPAGGDVPDRDKNVKFGQKLDYLTDMRDWFHGDKPQKSILVGDLNIAPREDDVWSHKQLLKVVSHTPIEVEHLAETQDAGGWVDVTRADIPEGQLYSWWSYRAKDWDAADKGRRLDHVWATPDISNAAHSSRILRDARGWEKPSDHAPVFATFDL, from the coding sequence ATGTCCTTTACCCTTGCCACATGGAACATCAATTCCGTCCGTTTGCGCGAACCCATCGTCCTGAAGCTGCTGCAGGAAGACGCGCCCGATGTGCTGTGCCTGCAAGAGTGCAAGAGCCCGGTGGACAAGATCCCCCGCGAAGGGTTCGAGGCGCTGGGCTATACCCATATGGTGGCGCGCGGCGACAAGGGCTACAACGGTGTCGCCATCCTGTCGAAGATCCCGATGGTGGAATCGAGCGCGCAGGATTTCGCGGATCTGGGCCATGCGCGCCACATTGCGGGGCAGCTTGAGAACGGCGTGACCGTCCACAACTTCTATGTGCCTGCGGGCGGCGACGTGCCCGACCGCGACAAGAACGTGAAGTTCGGGCAGAAGCTGGATTACCTGACCGACATGCGCGACTGGTTTCATGGGGACAAGCCGCAGAAATCCATCCTTGTCGGTGATCTGAACATCGCCCCGCGCGAGGATGATGTGTGGTCGCACAAGCAGCTTTTGAAGGTTGTCAGCCACACGCCCATCGAGGTCGAGCATCTGGCCGAAACGCAGGACGCGGGCGGTTGGGTCGATGTCACACGCGCGGATATTCCGGAGGGGCAGCTTTATTCCTGGTGGTCCTATCGCGCCAAGGATTGGGACGCGGCCGACAAGGGCCGCCGACTGGATCACGTATGGGCCACGCCCGACATCTCGAACGCGGCGCATTCCAGCCGGATCCTGCGCGACGCGCGGGGGTGGGAGAAGCCGAGCGATCATGCGCCGGTCTTTGCGACGTTCGATCTGTGA
- a CDS encoding GNAT family N-acetyltransferase: MIRRARIEERDALTAMMHRSKAHWGYDADFMAAARAVLQLSPLDFESERLVVFDDGVPQGLCKLGIEGEMAQVDKLFVAPEGMGRGVGRALMEWAIETARAAGAKRMEIEADPDAAPFYARMGAREIGRVPSEAIAGRTLPLMQIDLTDLARGGLRSI, from the coding sequence GTGATCCGGCGCGCGCGGATTGAGGAGCGGGATGCGCTGACCGCGATGATGCACCGGTCCAAGGCGCATTGGGGCTATGACGCGGATTTCATGGCTGCGGCGCGCGCTGTGTTGCAGCTGTCTCCGCTGGATTTCGAGAGCGAGCGGCTTGTTGTTTTTGACGACGGGGTGCCGCAGGGTCTGTGCAAGCTGGGGATCGAGGGTGAGATGGCTCAGGTGGACAAGCTGTTCGTGGCGCCCGAAGGGATGGGCAGGGGCGTTGGCCGCGCCCTGATGGAGTGGGCCATTGAGACGGCCCGTGCGGCGGGTGCCAAGCGGATGGAGATCGAAGCGGACCCGGATGCGGCGCCGTTCTATGCACGCATGGGCGCGCGCGAGATCGGGCGCGTGCCGTCCGAGGCCATCGCGGGCCGCACGCTGCCGCTGATGCAGATTGACCTTACCGACTTGGCACGGGGCGGATTGAGGTCCATATAA
- a CDS encoding thioredoxin family protein: protein MMDLGLSAGPADADLIKDGSEATFMQDVIEASQTVPIIVDFWAPWCGPCKTLGPMLEDAVKAAKGAVRMVKVNVDEAQMIAGQLQIQSIPTVYAFFKGQPVDGFQGALPGSEITAFVERVIKAAGGEAPGDSLNEAVAAAEEMLTEGAAVDAAQTFAAILGEDPSHAGAYGGLVRAHIAMDDLDQAEAILNGAPAEISESAELEAAHAQLQLARQAADAGPVAELRAAVEADETDLQARFDLAQALHASGDAESAVDELLEIFRRDREWNEGAAKEQLFTIFDALKPNDPVVLNGRRKLSSMIFA from the coding sequence ATGATGGATTTGGGACTGTCCGCCGGACCCGCTGACGCCGACCTGATCAAGGACGGATCGGAAGCCACCTTCATGCAGGATGTCATCGAGGCATCGCAGACCGTGCCCATCATCGTCGATTTCTGGGCGCCGTGGTGTGGCCCGTGCAAGACCCTTGGCCCCATGCTTGAAGACGCGGTGAAGGCCGCCAAGGGCGCGGTCAGGATGGTCAAGGTCAATGTGGACGAGGCCCAGATGATTGCGGGCCAGTTGCAGATCCAGTCGATCCCGACCGTCTATGCCTTTTTCAAGGGCCAGCCGGTGGACGGGTTTCAGGGTGCGCTGCCCGGATCGGAGATCACGGCGTTTGTGGAGCGGGTGATCAAGGCGGCGGGAGGCGAGGCGCCGGGGGACAGCCTGAACGAGGCTGTCGCCGCCGCCGAAGAGATGCTGACCGAGGGGGCGGCGGTGGATGCGGCGCAGACCTTTGCGGCGATCCTGGGCGAAGATCCGAGCCATGCTGGTGCGTATGGCGGCTTGGTCCGCGCGCATATCGCGATGGACGATCTGGACCAGGCCGAGGCGATCCTGAACGGTGCCCCGGCAGAGATTTCGGAGAGTGCCGAACTGGAAGCGGCCCATGCGCAACTGCAACTGGCGCGACAGGCCGCCGATGCCGGGCCGGTGGCGGAGTTGCGTGCTGCGGTCGAGGCGGACGAGACCGACCTGCAAGCGCGCTTTGACCTTGCGCAAGCGCTGCATGCCAGCGGAGATGCCGAGAGCGCGGTGGACGAGTTGCTGGAGATTTTCCGCCGGGATCGTGAGTGGAACGAGGGCGCGGCCAAGGAGCAGCTCTTTACCATCTTTGATGCGTTGAAACCGAACGATCCGGTGGTCCTGAACGGTCGGCGTAAACTGTCGTCGATGATATTTGCCTGA
- a CDS encoding LON peptidase substrate-binding domain-containing protein gives MIKVADLPGVIPIFPLPGALLLPRARLPLHIFEPRYLQMLDDALKTPGRLIGMVQPNEVEGRKGNGLQTIGCAGRVTQFSETEDNRYLITLSGISRFRVQTEVDGFTPYRRCEVSWTGFDRDQGRTEEDPTFDRPVFLDLLGRYFAAQSLSADWETLKDADDELLINSLSMMLDFDPEDKQALLEAPSLSTRRETLVTLIEFALRGGEGEMMQ, from the coding sequence ATGATAAAAGTGGCTGACCTTCCCGGTGTGATCCCGATCTTTCCGTTGCCGGGGGCGCTGCTTTTGCCGCGCGCGCGGTTGCCGCTGCACATCTTTGAGCCGCGCTACCTTCAGATGCTGGACGATGCGTTGAAAACACCCGGTCGCTTGATCGGGATGGTGCAGCCGAACGAGGTTGAAGGGCGCAAGGGCAACGGCTTGCAAACCATTGGTTGTGCCGGACGGGTGACGCAGTTTTCGGAAACCGAAGACAATCGCTATCTGATAACATTGTCGGGCATTTCGCGCTTTCGCGTGCAGACCGAGGTGGACGGGTTCACCCCCTACCGCCGGTGCGAAGTGTCGTGGACCGGGTTTGATCGCGATCAGGGCCGCACGGAGGAAGACCCGACATTTGACCGGCCCGTCTTCCTTGACTTGCTGGGGCGATATTTCGCGGCGCAATCGCTTTCGGCGGATTGGGAGACGTTGAAGGACGCGGATGACGAGTTGCTGATCAACTCGCTGTCGATGATGCTGGACTTTGATCCCGAGGACAAACAGGCCCTGCTTGAGGCGCCGTCGCTGAGCACCCGCCGCGAGACATTGGTCACATTGATCGAGTTCGCGCTGCGCGGTGGCGAAGGGGAGATGATGCAATGA
- a CDS encoding Trm112 family protein, with protein MSIEIDRHMLEALICPLTHATLRYDAEKQELISEAANLAYPIRNGIPVMLEDEARKLD; from the coding sequence ATGAGCATCGAGATTGATCGCCACATGCTGGAGGCGCTGATCTGTCCGCTGACCCATGCCACGCTGCGCTATGATGCGGAGAAACAGGAATTGATTTCCGAGGCGGCCAATCTGGCCTATCCCATCCGCAACGGTATTCCTGTCATGCTGGAAGACGAGGCCCGCAAGCTGGATTGA
- a CDS encoding FAD-dependent monooxygenase — MTHDSDILIVGGGLSGPILALALAQTGHSVTVIDALGEKVRKNAGFDGRSYAVALTSQRLLDGIGLWDSIADHSQPMLEIKVSDGRAGEGPSPFFMHFNHAEIEEGPMGYMVQDRHIRRTLLDAMAATKNITHLAGETVTAQDIAPGSATATLASGKTLTGKVLIGADGRGSGTATRAGIKRTGWGYGQTALVCAIAHEKPHNGIAHQFFMPPGPLAILPLPGNVSSIVWSETDDNAQRFNALPDADYLTMLRPRFGDFLGDISLAGHRYTYPLSLSLAQNLISDRLALIGDAAHGVHPIAGQGLNAGMRDIAALAEVITDATRRGEDIGSLAVLKRYEEWRRFDNTALAMATDGFNRLFSNDNSLVRGLRDIGMGVVNALPGLRRSFIREAAGLTGDLPRLMQGQRL; from the coding sequence ATGACCCATGACAGCGATATCCTGATCGTCGGCGGCGGGCTCTCCGGCCCGATCCTCGCCCTTGCCCTCGCCCAGACGGGGCACAGCGTCACGGTCATCGACGCGCTCGGGGAAAAGGTGCGCAAGAATGCGGGCTTCGACGGGCGCAGCTACGCGGTGGCGCTCACCTCGCAACGGTTGCTGGACGGGATCGGCCTCTGGGACAGCATCGCAGACCACAGCCAACCCATGCTCGAGATCAAGGTCTCGGACGGGCGCGCAGGCGAAGGGCCCTCGCCTTTCTTCATGCACTTCAACCATGCCGAGATCGAGGAAGGGCCGATGGGCTACATGGTGCAGGACCGGCATATCCGCCGCACCCTGCTCGACGCCATGGCGGCGACAAAAAACATCACCCATCTGGCAGGCGAAACCGTCACGGCACAGGACATCGCACCGGGGTCGGCCACCGCGACACTCGCTTCTGGCAAAACGCTCACAGGCAAGGTGCTGATCGGCGCCGACGGGCGCGGCAGCGGCACCGCCACCCGCGCAGGGATCAAGCGCACGGGCTGGGGCTATGGCCAGACGGCACTGGTCTGCGCCATCGCCCATGAAAAGCCGCATAACGGTATCGCGCACCAGTTCTTCATGCCGCCAGGTCCGCTCGCGATCCTGCCCCTGCCCGGCAATGTCTCCTCCATCGTCTGGAGCGAGACGGACGACAATGCCCAACGATTCAACGCCCTGCCGGACGCCGACTATCTGACCATGCTGCGCCCCCGTTTCGGCGACTTTCTGGGCGACATCAGCCTCGCCGGGCATCGCTACACCTACCCGCTGTCGCTGTCGCTGGCACAAAACCTCATCTCCGACCGGCTGGCACTGATCGGGGACGCAGCCCACGGCGTCCACCCCATCGCGGGGCAGGGACTGAACGCTGGCATGCGCGACATCGCAGCACTGGCCGAGGTGATCACAGACGCCACCCGCCGGGGCGAAGACATCGGCAGCCTCGCCGTGCTCAAGCGCTACGAAGAATGGCGCCGCTTCGACAACACCGCGCTGGCCATGGCGACGGACGGTTTCAACCGACTGTTTTCGAATGACAATTCATTGGTGCGCGGCCTGCGCGACATTGGCATGGGGGTGGTGAATGCCTTGCCCGGCCTGCGCCGCAGCTTCATCCGCGAGGCCGCTGGCCTCACCGGAGACCTGCCACGCCTGATGCAGGGCCAACGCCTCTGA
- a CDS encoding amidase encodes MQEWLGKSAADLGRAIGAGEVDPIALSRAFFERIEGHELRDRVYARLTRDRAMAEARAAAARAASGRRLSVLDGVPVSWKDLFDTAGDGTEAGSNLLAGRVPDRDAVVVQNATAAGLVCLGKTHMSELAFSGLGYNPSTATPPCVNDAEAVPGGSSSGAAASVAFGLAPAAIGSDTGGSVRIPAAWNDLVGLKTTHGRLSLEGCVPLSLKFDTVGPLTRTVEDAALLMAVMEGRAPCDLRGASLKGRRFALLKTVVLDDIRDAPRAAYESAVERLCAAGAVVEPLEVPELEEALAQAGPLMPGEVYGLWRDVIEAQPEAMYSEILQRFRLGKAFSAPDYNAAWAKLEAVRQAWDMAVAPYDAVLAPTAPNVPPNLERLTSYGDYYKTENLLALRNTRVGNLMGICALTLPTGVPSCGIMMMGFRGGEEALLRLGVAAEEALS; translated from the coding sequence ATGCAGGAGTGGTTGGGCAAGAGTGCGGCGGATCTGGGCCGCGCCATTGGTGCGGGTGAGGTTGATCCGATTGCGTTGTCCCGCGCGTTTTTCGAGCGCATTGAGGGGCATGAGCTGCGGGATCGGGTATATGCCCGATTGACGCGGGATCGGGCGATGGCCGAGGCCCGCGCGGCTGCCGCGCGTGCGGCGTCGGGGCGGCGGTTGTCGGTGCTGGATGGTGTGCCTGTCAGCTGGAAGGACCTGTTCGATACCGCCGGGGACGGGACCGAGGCGGGATCGAACCTGCTGGCCGGTCGTGTGCCGGACCGCGATGCTGTTGTGGTGCAGAATGCGACGGCGGCGGGTCTGGTGTGTCTGGGCAAGACCCATATGAGCGAGTTGGCGTTTTCAGGGTTGGGGTACAACCCGTCGACCGCGACGCCGCCTTGCGTGAATGATGCGGAGGCTGTGCCGGGGGGGTCGTCCTCGGGTGCGGCGGCGTCGGTGGCCTTTGGGCTGGCGCCTGCGGCCATCGGGTCGGATACGGGCGGGTCGGTGCGTATTCCAGCCGCGTGGAACGATCTGGTGGGGTTGAAGACCACCCACGGGCGGTTGTCGCTGGAGGGCTGTGTCCCCTTGTCGCTGAAGTTCGATACGGTGGGGCCGTTGACGCGGACGGTGGAGGATGCCGCCCTGTTGATGGCGGTGATGGAGGGGCGTGCGCCCTGTGATCTGCGTGGCGCGTCGTTGAAGGGGCGCCGCTTTGCGCTGTTGAAGACGGTGGTGCTGGACGACATTCGGGACGCGCCGCGGGCGGCTTATGAGAGTGCGGTGGAGCGGCTCTGTGCCGCGGGTGCCGTGGTGGAGCCGCTGGAAGTGCCGGAGTTGGAGGAGGCGCTGGCGCAGGCGGGGCCGTTGATGCCGGGTGAGGTGTACGGGCTGTGGCGTGATGTGATCGAGGCGCAGCCCGAGGCGATGTATTCGGAGATTTTGCAGCGGTTTCGGCTGGGCAAGGCATTCAGCGCGCCCGATTACAATGCCGCATGGGCCAAGCTGGAGGCCGTGCGGCAGGCCTGGGATATGGCTGTGGCGCCCTATGATGCGGTGCTGGCGCCGACGGCGCCGAATGTGCCGCCAAATCTGGAGCGTTTGACCAGCTATGGCGACTATTACAAGACCGAGAACCTGCTGGCGCTGCGCAACACCCGGGTGGGCAATTTGATGGGGATTTGTGCGCTGACCTTGCCCACGGGCGTGCCCAGTTGCGGGATCATGATGATGGGTTTTCGAGGTGGCGAAGAGGCGTTGTTGCGGTTGGGGGTCGCGGCGGAAGAGGCGTTGAGCTGA